In the Kaistella sp. 97-N-M2 genome, one interval contains:
- a CDS encoding LemA family protein, with the protein MRNKGCMSAGTIGIALLVIAAVLFFWGKNGYNTFTTKEQTVNTKWSNVETVYQKRANLIPNLERTVKSYSQFEQETLTKVIEARSKATSITVDPTNMTEGDMAKFQAAQGELSGALSRLMAVVESYPNLKADQQYINFQREYTAIENSIRSETVYYNEAAQDYNTSIKTFPNNILANFTNFKEKPYFKAAAGAENAPEVFTN; encoded by the coding sequence ATGAGAAATAAGGGATGTATGAGCGCCGGAACCATCGGCATTGCTCTGCTTGTAATTGCTGCGGTATTGTTCTTTTGGGGCAAAAACGGGTACAACACTTTTACGACAAAGGAACAGACGGTAAATACCAAATGGTCCAACGTAGAAACCGTTTACCAGAAGCGCGCGAACCTGATTCCGAACCTAGAAAGAACCGTAAAATCTTATTCACAATTTGAGCAGGAAACGTTAACCAAAGTTATCGAAGCGCGGTCCAAAGCGACTTCAATCACCGTAGATCCCACGAATATGACGGAGGGCGACATGGCGAAATTTCAGGCAGCACAGGGCGAGTTGAGTGGAGCGTTAAGCCGTTTAATGGCCGTGGTAGAAAGTTATCCTAACTTAAAAGCCGATCAGCAATACATCAATTTCCAGCGGGAATACACCGCGATAGAAAACAGCATCCGCAGCGAAACCGTTTATTATAACGAAGCCGCACAGGACTACAACACATCGATCAAAACTTTCCCAAATAATATTTTGGCGAATTTCACGAATTTCAAAGAAAAACCTTATTTCAAAGCGGCCGCAGGAGCAGAAAATGCGCCGGAAGTTTTCACCAATTAA
- a CDS encoding DUF2892 domain-containing protein, whose protein sequence is MNKYIKFLISALMIAAGIYLMMNRNIGWGIVVVILSAIPIVLFFKNELILIAFWFLRKQNVAKASNWLSKIKNYETELHRSQYGYYHYLQGLVLAQDHPAKVEPLMRKALEFGLNMKHDRAMATLNIAAGALQKGRRQEAAKLLEEAKKLDSAGMMTDQIKMMKDQLKMPSMQKHMHNPNMRQRGKSF, encoded by the coding sequence ATGAACAAATACATAAAATTCTTAATCTCCGCCTTAATGATCGCTGCCGGAATTTATCTGATGATGAACAGAAATATAGGTTGGGGGATCGTGGTAGTCATTCTTTCCGCCATTCCGATTGTTTTGTTTTTTAAAAATGAACTCATCCTTATCGCCTTTTGGTTTTTAAGAAAACAGAATGTGGCCAAAGCGAGCAACTGGCTTTCCAAGATCAAAAATTACGAAACCGAACTTCACCGGTCGCAATACGGCTACTACCATTACTTGCAAGGCCTGGTTTTGGCGCAGGATCACCCCGCGAAAGTTGAGCCCTTAATGAGAAAAGCTCTGGAATTTGGTTTAAATATGAAACACGACCGCGCAATGGCAACGCTGAATATCGCAGCAGGAGCTCTGCAGAAAGGACGTCGCCAGGAGGCAGCAAAATTACTGGAAGAAGCAAAAAAGCTTGATTCTGCCGGCATGATGACGGATCAGATCAAAATGATGAAAGACCAGCTGAAAATGCCATCCATGCAAAAACACATGCACAACCCGAACATGAGACAGAGAGGGAAATCTTTCTAG
- a CDS encoding dihydrofolate reductase, with protein MVTIVVAMGLDNEIGADNQLLWHLPTDLKNFKEITTGHPIIMGRKTYESIGRPLPNRTNIVVSRRKDWFEEGILIVGSIKEALKFAKKMDEEVFVIGGGDIYKQTIDLVDRLEVTQVKANLKADIFFPKISPKIWNKTQETCHEKDDKNEFDFCFQTFERKVKLV; from the coding sequence ATGGTAACAATCGTGGTGGCAATGGGTTTGGATAATGAAATTGGAGCTGATAATCAGTTGCTTTGGCATCTTCCGACAGATTTAAAAAACTTTAAAGAAATCACCACGGGACATCCCATTATTATGGGACGAAAAACGTATGAAAGTATTGGCAGACCGCTGCCAAACCGCACCAATATTGTGGTTTCCAGACGGAAGGATTGGTTTGAAGAAGGAATTTTGATCGTAGGAAGCATTAAAGAAGCCTTAAAATTTGCAAAAAAAATGGACGAAGAAGTTTTCGTCATCGGTGGCGGCGATATTTACAAACAAACCATCGACCTCGTTGATAGACTTGAAGTTACGCAGGTAAAAGCCAATTTGAAAGCTGATATTTTCTTTCCTAAAATCAGTCCAAAGATTTGGAATAAAACGCAGGAAACCTGCCATGAAAAAGATGATAAAAACGAATTCGACTTCTGCTTTCAAACCTTCGAACGGAAAGTGAAGTTGGTATAA